A single region of the Methanococcoides sp. AM1 genome encodes:
- a CDS encoding COG1361 S-layer family protein, which yields MNFKKISTILVLFLFISMLFGHTAMGMTNSDRGLIVDLLNQKPDPVKPGDVLEVRFSIQNTRSSATDNVIVEVVPKYPFNKVSGQPLIENLGKLGKRYEDENSKVVKFELLVDNNVNAGQYPLEVLVYEQGNREHVSLKQDVMIDVDSESNAEVESISLEKLVPGKKTNLSFVIKNVGNSPLKNAMFSWDSTGDLILPVGSSNVKYINFIDIGENATVEYQVLTNVNTKPGLYKLDMTLIYDDVEELQTITQAGTLENQKRKTIESKAGIYIGGTTDFDIVFVEQTIRGDYSFSVSNIGNNKASSVTISIPDQDGWSANGGSNSVVLGSLQKGDYTIADFGITPDTYGEFLPLKFQIAYTSSDGEREVQDKELSVLASKPVIIQESAKSSGSNSWIVLAFAVACVAGFVFYKKKKL from the coding sequence ATGAATTTTAAAAAGATTTCAACAATTTTAGTATTATTCCTTTTCATTTCAATGTTATTTGGACATACTGCAATGGGCATGACCAATTCTGACAGGGGATTGATCGTAGATCTACTGAACCAGAAACCAGATCCTGTAAAACCTGGTGATGTTCTTGAAGTTAGATTTTCTATCCAGAACACCAGGTCAAGTGCAACAGATAACGTTATTGTTGAGGTAGTTCCAAAATACCCTTTCAACAAAGTTTCCGGGCAACCGTTGATCGAGAATCTCGGTAAGCTCGGAAAGCGGTATGAGGATGAGAACAGCAAAGTTGTAAAGTTCGAACTTCTAGTTGACAACAATGTCAACGCAGGTCAATATCCTCTTGAGGTATTGGTCTATGAGCAGGGTAACAGGGAGCATGTTTCCCTAAAACAGGATGTCATGATCGATGTTGACAGTGAATCCAATGCTGAGGTCGAGTCCATCAGCCTTGAGAAACTGGTTCCGGGAAAGAAGACCAACCTGTCCTTTGTCATAAAGAACGTTGGAAATTCTCCTTTGAAGAATGCTATGTTCTCATGGGATAGCACAGGTGACCTTATACTTCCTGTAGGTTCAAGCAACGTGAAGTACATCAATTTCATCGATATTGGTGAGAATGCGACCGTAGAGTACCAAGTATTGACAAATGTCAACACAAAACCCGGACTCTACAAGCTGGATATGACACTTATTTATGATGATGTGGAGGAACTGCAAACCATCACACAGGCCGGAACACTGGAGAACCAGAAACGTAAGACCATTGAGAGTAAAGCAGGTATCTATATCGGTGGTACAACTGATTTCGATATCGTTTTTGTCGAGCAGACCATAAGGGGTGATTATTCCTTCTCGGTTTCCAATATCGGAAACAACAAGGCAAGTTCAGTGACCATATCCATTCCTGACCAGGATGGCTGGAGTGCGAACGGTGGTTCAAATTCCGTTGTTCTTGGCAGTCTCCAAAAAGGCGACTACACGATAGCAGATTTTGGCATTACTCCTGACACTTATGGTGAGTTCCTTCCATTGAAGTTCCAGATCGCCTATACATCAAGTGATGGTGAGAGAGAAGTTCAGGACAAGGAATTGTCAGTACTTGCATCAAAACCGGTGATAATACAGGAATCAGCCAAAAGCAGCGGGTCAAACAGCTGGATAGTTCTTGCTTTCGCAGTTGCTTGTGTTGCAGGCTTTGTGTTCTATAAGAAGAAAAAGCTCTAA
- the pncB gene encoding nicotinate phosphoribosyltransferase produces MIRSILDNDLYKFTMQMAVLELFPDARAEYHFINRGEQRFTAEFVAELRRTINEDLVGLALTDEEYSWLRTNCPFFKPSYIEYLKNFRFDASEVNLSLTDDGDLDLCIEGPWHSSILWEIVLMATISELYFTIVENEWLNRFASNGDDPEITLMNEYGSLMNEMGEELNSNGCIFSEFGTRRRRGFKLHDKVVDVLHRLDSFAGTSNVYLAKKYGVRPIGTIGHEWIMGNSALVGLRNANLFAFENWVRVYKGDLGIALSDTFGSKPFFRNFSLELAKIYDGVRHDSGDPFKFADEVIEHYKKLGIDPMKKSLVFSDSLHVKDAVRLKEHCEGRINCSFGIGTSLTNNSDFFSYSPPLNMVIKLHKIDGIPVVKLSDSEDKATGDCDALRVANYIFGRKGLDD; encoded by the coding sequence GTGATCCGATCGATACTGGACAATGACCTTTACAAGTTCACAATGCAGATGGCTGTACTGGAACTTTTCCCTGATGCACGGGCAGAATACCATTTCATAAACAGGGGAGAACAGCGCTTTACTGCTGAGTTTGTAGCAGAACTGCGACGAACTATTAATGAGGATCTCGTTGGACTGGCATTGACCGATGAGGAATACTCTTGGCTCAGAACGAATTGCCCTTTTTTCAAACCTTCTTATATTGAGTATCTTAAGAACTTCCGTTTCGATGCTTCGGAAGTGAACTTATCCCTTACTGATGATGGTGACCTTGACCTCTGTATCGAAGGTCCCTGGCACAGTTCCATTCTCTGGGAAATTGTTCTCATGGCGACCATCTCAGAACTCTATTTCACCATTGTGGAAAATGAATGGTTGAACAGGTTCGCATCCAATGGAGACGATCCTGAGATCACTTTAATGAACGAGTATGGCAGCCTGATGAACGAGATGGGTGAAGAGCTCAATTCAAATGGTTGTATCTTCTCTGAATTCGGAACGCGCCGTCGCAGGGGATTCAAATTGCATGACAAGGTTGTTGACGTTCTGCACAGGCTGGACTCATTTGCCGGTACGAGCAATGTCTATCTTGCTAAAAAATACGGTGTCCGTCCGATAGGCACCATCGGCCATGAATGGATCATGGGTAACTCTGCTCTTGTGGGACTTCGAAATGCAAACCTGTTCGCGTTCGAGAACTGGGTCAGGGTCTACAAAGGGGATCTGGGTATTGCTCTAAGCGACACATTCGGATCAAAGCCTTTCTTCAGGAATTTCAGCCTTGAGCTTGCCAAGATCTATGATGGTGTCCGTCATGACAGCGGTGATCCCTTCAAATTCGCAGATGAGGTAATTGAGCATTACAAGAAGCTGGGTATCGACCCCATGAAGAAGTCACTCGTATTCAGTGACTCGCTTCATGTAAAGGATGCTGTCCGGTTAAAAGAGCATTGTGAAGGCCGCATCAATTGCAGTTTTGGTATCGGCACAAGCCTGACGAATAATTCGGATTTCTTCAGTTACAGTCCTCCGCTTAACATGGTTATCAAGCTTCACAAGATCGATGGCATACCTGTGGTCAAACTGAGCGATTCTGAGGATAAGGCTACAGGAGATTGCGATGCATTGAGGGTTGCCAACTATATTTTCGGCAGGAAAGGGCTGGACGATTAA
- a CDS encoding ABC transporter ATP-binding protein: MSEPLIAFSNVWKTYQMGEVQVNALRNVSVSIDRGEFAAIIGPSGSGKSTMMNLVGCLDVPSEGEIFLKSRNISEMTESDLSTLRGKTIGFVFQQYNLIPGMSALENVLLPLEIQEVEDNVAMERAKESLEMVGLSDKLNNRPSQLSGGQQQRVSIARSLACDPELILADEPTGALDSKTGREVMNILQRLWKEKGKTVVMVTHDMDLAQYAARHIVLKDGQIVRDELNDNLSGDGSQTNFDDHNI; this comes from the coding sequence ATGTCAGAACCACTGATCGCTTTCAGTAACGTCTGGAAGACCTACCAGATGGGAGAAGTGCAGGTAAATGCCCTCCGGAATGTAAGTGTTTCCATAGACCGTGGAGAGTTTGCTGCTATCATAGGCCCTTCAGGAAGTGGGAAATCCACAATGATGAATCTTGTAGGCTGCCTTGATGTCCCGTCTGAAGGCGAGATCTTCCTTAAGTCAAGGAATATATCTGAAATGACCGAATCAGACCTATCCACACTCAGAGGGAAGACCATTGGATTCGTTTTTCAGCAGTATAACCTGATCCCGGGAATGTCCGCTCTTGAGAATGTTCTTCTTCCCCTTGAGATCCAGGAAGTTGAAGATAATGTTGCCATGGAAAGAGCAAAGGAATCCCTTGAAATGGTCGGCCTGTCAGACAAGCTGAACAACAGGCCCAGCCAGCTTTCCGGCGGGCAGCAGCAACGCGTTTCCATTGCAAGGTCACTGGCATGTGATCCCGAGCTTATTCTTGCAGATGAACCAACCGGTGCTCTGGACAGTAAGACCGGGCGTGAGGTAATGAACATTCTTCAAAGGCTCTGGAAAGAGAAGGGAAAGACCGTGGTGATGGTAACCCACGACATGGATCTTGCACAGTATGCTGCGAGGCACATAGTTCTAAAGGACGGTCAGATAGTTCGCGATGAGCTTAATGATAATTTGTCCGGGGATGGATCTCAGACAAACTTTGATGATCATAATATCTAA
- a CDS encoding DMT family transporter — protein MEDRTKGILYMLMVVAIWGFSFVATKVLLDYLDPATIGFTRFFIATVLLFSICRKKENYTRDEIKYVAIAGFLGITCYYMFENVALTFTTATNSSLISATVPVFFLFTVDALRKKFSKPIKYLGAFIAFVGVGLLILNGKFNLNLNPLGDFLMFGSVFSWVFYTLIIDRMGSRNMLIVSRDITLAGTLFLLPFALYEAQNLRIDIFSQNDLLVVIAALIYLGVFCSAFGFLFWNKAIHLAGSGTTTNGIYLLPLVTIIGDSIIIGNVPNIYVVIGAVLVLAGVYLSERN, from the coding sequence ATGGAAGATCGTACAAAAGGAATTCTCTACATGTTGATGGTCGTTGCCATCTGGGGATTTTCCTTCGTTGCCACAAAAGTGTTGCTTGACTATCTTGACCCTGCAACAATCGGATTTACACGTTTTTTCATTGCTACCGTTCTCCTGTTCTCTATTTGCAGGAAAAAAGAGAACTACACAAGAGATGAGATCAAGTATGTTGCAATCGCCGGTTTTCTGGGAATTACCTGTTACTATATGTTCGAGAACGTAGCACTGACATTCACAACAGCCACCAACTCATCTCTCATAAGTGCCACAGTGCCAGTGTTCTTCCTATTCACCGTAGATGCTCTCAGAAAGAAATTCTCAAAACCAATAAAGTATCTTGGAGCTTTCATTGCTTTTGTCGGAGTTGGTCTATTAATACTGAACGGAAAGTTCAATCTCAACCTGAACCCGTTGGGAGATTTCCTGATGTTCGGATCGGTATTCTCCTGGGTGTTCTACACTTTGATCATAGACCGCATGGGTTCAAGGAACATGCTCATTGTTTCCCGGGACATCACATTAGCAGGCACGCTCTTTCTTTTGCCCTTTGCACTTTATGAAGCACAGAACCTGAGGATAGACATATTCTCACAAAATGACCTGCTGGTGGTCATAGCTGCTCTCATCTACCTGGGAGTATTCTGCTCAGCATTTGGTTTCCTTTTCTGGAACAAAGCAATACACCTTGCAGGATCAGGCACTACCACTAACGGGATCTACCTGCTCCCGCTTGTAACGATCATCGGGGACAGCATAATAATCGGAAATGTGCCGAACATCTATGTGGTGATCGGTGCAGTGCTTGTACTTGCAGGAGTTTACCTCTCCGAACGTAACTGA
- a CDS encoding ABC transporter permease → MKPAKIFKISLNMVKANKLRSWLTIIGVIIGIASVMTVVTTGEFFQDQVTKTLEGFGGDTITIVASTPFQVIDEEEVGVDPVKDQEYNEYLEDPDMDTQAKLTKKDVLTLERIPEVEYINVKVESSALLAMGTEETSVWISGVDPKVWGKITTDKIAEGRMLKPGDRNVVVISDSLANEAFKDKKIRLNQMIVMNERSYRVVGILAKGDGLLGGISSMFGSSVYMSCDDVYDLQGEDDAFAKEEGVYDSIEVKLYEGSDVNTVLDYMDNKLQLSRRVDEDSKDFYISSQKEIMEGTNKLITGLTAFLAFIAGISLLVGSVGIANTMFTSVLEKTKEIGIMKAIGARNEDILLIFLCNAALIGLVGGLLGILLGTAIVQVIVFLISMQLKIAFAFTLSLKATAVATIVSIGVGLVAGLMPAKNASKLNPVDALRYE, encoded by the coding sequence ATGAAACCGGCAAAGATATTCAAGATATCATTGAACATGGTCAAAGCCAATAAACTGCGAAGCTGGCTTACTATAATTGGAGTTATCATAGGGATAGCTTCTGTTATGACCGTGGTGACAACAGGTGAATTTTTCCAGGACCAGGTAACCAAGACACTGGAAGGATTTGGAGGTGATACTATCACCATAGTCGCTTCCACGCCTTTCCAGGTCATCGATGAAGAAGAAGTAGGTGTTGATCCTGTTAAAGATCAGGAGTACAATGAGTACCTTGAAGACCCTGATATGGATACACAGGCGAAGTTAACAAAGAAGGATGTGCTCACTCTTGAGAGGATCCCTGAGGTCGAGTATATCAATGTAAAAGTTGAAAGCAGTGCATTACTGGCAATGGGTACAGAAGAGACATCCGTATGGATAAGCGGCGTGGACCCGAAGGTATGGGGGAAGATAACCACAGACAAGATCGCTGAAGGTCGGATGCTAAAACCCGGTGATCGGAATGTTGTGGTTATTTCCGATTCACTTGCAAACGAGGCGTTCAAAGATAAGAAGATAAGGCTTAACCAGATGATCGTCATGAATGAAAGATCATATCGCGTAGTCGGCATCCTTGCAAAAGGGGACGGCCTGCTTGGGGGCATAAGCAGTATGTTCGGCAGTAGTGTGTATATGTCATGCGATGATGTTTATGACCTTCAGGGTGAGGACGATGCCTTTGCAAAAGAGGAAGGCGTCTACGATTCAATTGAGGTGAAGCTTTACGAGGGTTCCGATGTGAATACTGTGCTCGATTACATGGACAATAAATTGCAGTTATCAAGACGCGTCGATGAGGATTCCAAGGATTTCTACATTTCCTCACAGAAGGAAATAATGGAAGGTACTAATAAGTTAATTACCGGTCTGACCGCATTCCTTGCTTTCATTGCAGGTATCTCGCTGCTGGTAGGCTCAGTAGGTATTGCCAACACCATGTTCACTTCAGTGCTTGAGAAAACAAAGGAGATCGGTATCATGAAGGCGATCGGTGCCCGAAACGAGGACATCCTTCTGATATTCTTGTGCAATGCTGCCCTGATAGGTCTTGTAGGCGGTCTGCTTGGAATTCTTCTGGGAACAGCAATAGTGCAGGTTATAGTGTTCCTCATTTCGATGCAGCTGAAGATCGCATTTGCATTCACATTGAGCCTGAAGGCAACGGCAGTAGCAACGATCGTTTCAATTGGAGTTGGCCTGGTGGCAGGTCTCATGCCTGCAAAGAATGCTTCGAAGCTGAATCCTGTGGATGCTTTGAGGTATGAGTAA
- a CDS encoding winged helix-turn-helix domain-containing protein, which yields MDSHSNNMKPFQKRSRLEIIRDILKVIRESNNTISPTKLQRLSNLSFQMFEEYVGDLESKGLIAIRPYKEKRKIYSLTDKGRNFLDKYEDFVAFLADFGL from the coding sequence ATGGACTCGCATTCTAACAATATGAAGCCTTTCCAGAAAAGAAGCCGTCTGGAGATCATAAGGGATATACTCAAAGTTATCCGCGAGTCCAACAATACGATCAGTCCAACAAAACTTCAGAGGTTATCGAACCTTTCCTTCCAGATGTTCGAAGAATATGTCGGAGACCTTGAATCAAAGGGCCTTATCGCAATCAGACCATACAAGGAAAAACGCAAGATATATTCACTGACCGATAAGGGAAGGAACTTCCTCGATAAATACGAAGATTTCGTAGCATTTCTTGCAGACTTTGGCCTTTGA
- a CDS encoding bifunctional aconitate hydratase 2/2-methylisocitrate dehydratase, producing the protein MIEAYLKHEEERKAQGIPALPLNPEQTSELCELLQNPPADKEEFLLNLFTERISPGVDPAAKVKADFLGKILSGEVSSPLIDKKEGIRILGTMIGGYNVKYLIEALGDAEVADEATCALSGITLVYEAFDDVLELSKTNEAAKKVLESWANAEWFTGRPGIPETVTVKVFKVDGEINTDDFSPASAAWSRPDIPLHALEMGNTRFPGGIDEMAKWREEGNEVAFVADVVGTGSSRKSACNSVLWHIGKDIPYVPNKRRGCVIIGTAIAPIFFNTAEDSGALPLQMDISKLQHGDVITINTVKDEVTDGEGNVISTFDLKPNTLADEYRAGGRIPLIIGRSLTTRTREAMGLPETDIFVTPDNPVPEPGQAYSLAQKIVGRACGVDGVLPGTACEPIMTTVGSQDTTGPMTADELTELACLKFQAPMFMQSFCHTAAYPKPADVKMHKALPNFVSERAGVSLKPGDGVIHSWLNRLLVPDTVGTGGDSHTRFPIGISFPAGSGLVAFAGALGFMPLDMPESVLVRFSGKLNPGITLRDVVNAIPYYAIKQGLMTVPKKNKINIFNGRILEIEGLPDLTAEQAFELTDSAAERSAAAGCIQLGERSVSTFLRSNLALMKKMIENGYNDAQTLQNRIEAVEEWLEDPQLLKADPNAEYAAVIGIDLADIKEPILACPNDPDDVKLLSEIAGTAIQDVFIGSCMTNIGHFRAAAAIWSDQKFNPDVRTWICPPTRMDQAKLREESVFSVYSQVGARIEIAGCSLCMGNQARVPDESIVFSTSTRNFDNRVGDGAQVYLGSAELGAVISNLGRIPTVDEYMEVYMEKIEPKQAEIYRYLQFDEMEDFL; encoded by the coding sequence ATGATCGAAGCTTATCTAAAACACGAAGAAGAGAGGAAAGCTCAGGGAATTCCCGCACTTCCTCTGAATCCGGAACAGACTTCTGAACTTTGTGAGTTATTACAAAATCCTCCTGCAGACAAGGAAGAGTTCCTGCTCAACCTGTTCACGGAACGGATCTCTCCTGGTGTGGACCCCGCTGCAAAGGTCAAGGCAGATTTCCTTGGCAAGATACTGTCAGGAGAAGTCTCTTCACCGCTTATTGACAAAAAGGAAGGCATCAGGATCCTGGGAACCATGATCGGCGGCTACAATGTCAAATACCTTATCGAAGCACTCGGGGATGCTGAAGTAGCAGATGAGGCTACCTGTGCGCTTTCAGGTATAACTCTTGTCTACGAAGCTTTTGACGATGTACTGGAACTATCAAAGACAAATGAAGCTGCCAAAAAGGTTCTTGAGAGCTGGGCTAACGCTGAGTGGTTCACAGGCAGACCAGGAATTCCTGAAACCGTTACTGTAAAGGTATTCAAGGTCGACGGCGAGATCAACACCGACGATTTCTCCCCTGCAAGTGCTGCATGGAGCCGCCCGGACATACCTCTTCATGCACTGGAAATGGGCAATACCCGCTTCCCGGGAGGCATTGATGAGATGGCAAAATGGCGCGAGGAAGGAAACGAGGTTGCCTTTGTCGCTGATGTGGTAGGAACCGGTTCCTCCCGTAAATCCGCCTGCAACAGTGTGCTCTGGCACATCGGCAAGGACATACCATACGTTCCCAATAAACGCCGTGGCTGCGTGATCATTGGTACTGCCATAGCTCCTATCTTCTTTAACACAGCTGAGGACTCAGGTGCCCTGCCTCTGCAAATGGATATCAGCAAGCTCCAGCATGGCGACGTCATCACCATCAACACCGTAAAGGACGAAGTAACAGATGGGGAAGGTAATGTTATCTCCACTTTTGATCTCAAACCCAACACCCTCGCGGATGAATATCGCGCTGGCGGTCGTATTCCTCTCATAATTGGTCGTTCGCTGACCACCCGGACTCGCGAGGCAATGGGTCTGCCTGAGACAGACATATTTGTCACACCCGATAATCCGGTTCCTGAGCCGGGACAGGCTTACTCCCTGGCACAAAAGATAGTTGGTCGTGCATGCGGTGTAGACGGAGTTCTACCCGGCACTGCCTGTGAACCGATAATGACCACTGTAGGTTCCCAGGACACCACCGGTCCTATGACCGCCGACGAACTCACAGAACTTGCCTGCCTCAAGTTCCAGGCTCCAATGTTCATGCAGTCATTCTGTCACACAGCAGCCTACCCCAAGCCTGCGGATGTGAAGATGCACAAGGCACTGCCGAATTTCGTTTCTGAGCGTGCGGGTGTATCCCTGAAACCCGGGGACGGTGTCATCCACAGCTGGCTTAACCGCCTGCTGGTTCCGGACACAGTAGGTACCGGTGGCGACTCTCATACAAGGTTCCCGATAGGCATATCATTCCCGGCAGGTTCCGGGCTTGTTGCTTTCGCAGGAGCTCTTGGTTTCATGCCTCTGGATATGCCGGAATCCGTTCTGGTACGTTTCAGTGGTAAGCTTAATCCTGGCATCACGCTGCGTGATGTGGTCAATGCCATTCCATACTATGCTATCAAGCAGGGTCTGATGACCGTGCCAAAGAAAAACAAGATCAATATCTTCAACGGCCGCATCCTCGAAATAGAAGGACTCCCTGATCTCACAGCCGAGCAGGCATTTGAGCTGACGGACTCTGCCGCAGAGCGCTCAGCCGCAGCCGGTTGCATCCAGCTCGGTGAAAGATCCGTATCTACTTTCCTGCGCTCCAACCTTGCATTGATGAAAAAGATGATCGAGAACGGGTACAACGATGCACAGACTCTCCAAAACCGCATAGAAGCTGTTGAGGAGTGGCTGGAAGACCCGCAACTGCTCAAGGCGGATCCGAATGCAGAGTACGCCGCAGTCATAGGGATCGATCTTGCGGACATCAAGGAGCCGATCCTTGCATGCCCGAATGATCCTGATGATGTCAAGCTGCTTTCCGAGATTGCAGGCACCGCGATCCAGGACGTCTTTATAGGCTCATGCATGACAAACATCGGTCACTTCCGTGCTGCAGCCGCGATCTGGAGTGATCAGAAGTTCAACCCCGATGTCCGTACATGGATATGCCCACCTACCCGGATGGACCAGGCAAAGCTCAGGGAAGAGTCAGTTTTCTCCGTGTACAGTCAGGTCGGTGCTCGCATCGAGATCGCCGGATGCTCACTATGCATGGGTAATCAGGCTCGCGTACCGGATGAATCCATAGTGTTCTCCACCAGCACCCGTAATTTCGACAATCGTGTGGGTGACGGAGCTCAGGTCTACCTTGGTTCAGCGGAGCTTGGAGCGGTTATCTCCAACCTTGGCAGGATACCAACGGTCGATGAGTACATGGAAGTTTACATGGAGAAGATCGAGCCAAAACAGGCCGAGATCTACAGGTATCTTCAATTCGATGAAATGGAAGATTTCCTGTAA